One Waddliaceae bacterium DNA segment encodes these proteins:
- a CDS encoding MFS transporter: MILRRKARKNYTSFAFLNIAQFLGAMNDNIFKLLLVFLLIDIKGAENSPVILATAGAVFVIPFLLFSQASGVLADRISKRNIVVFTKFLELFVMLLGVLAFALRTETFSYVILFLMATQSAIFGPSKYGIIPELVKKDRIAKANGLLSLFSFTAIVFGTFLAAFLTDITERNFVLTALFCSFISLLGIFASLKIEKTPPSGSHKKFNPFFLYEIYKTLARSLKYNHLLTAVLASAFFFFVGAFMQLNIIPFAMSSLGLTDVQGGYLFLLVAIGIGTGSFLAGIISGKQVELGLVPIGGLGIVGCCIVLTIFPTHLNVVAGSITLLGVFGGFFIVPVDSFIQITSPKEYRGQTLATMNFMSFIGVLCASMLLMLFSEKFALTPNQGFIGMGLITLFVTLIITITILDYFVRFLSLVVSNILFRVRLNGKKNVPASGPVLLICRHSSWVNAMLLLATQRRGMRFIIKCKNDYRWLAPLYRIMKIIPITNNDGPFHTAQLLKDIHRGFRRDFSVCIYINDNEDEEQPFRHNPIQQILNEPSCPVVPVWTTQKNRSQRFSCAFKRFFRFRGRTRAMITFGKEISRKKTSLEIYHSLINEDPYRR, from the coding sequence ATGATATTACGACGCAAAGCACGGAAAAATTACACCTCTTTCGCCTTCCTCAACATCGCCCAGTTTCTTGGTGCTATGAATGACAACATCTTCAAATTGCTTCTTGTGTTTTTGCTCATCGACATAAAAGGCGCTGAAAACAGCCCAGTAATCTTGGCGACAGCAGGGGCAGTATTCGTTATCCCGTTCCTTCTCTTCTCGCAAGCGTCTGGCGTCCTCGCCGACCGTATCAGTAAGAGAAACATCGTCGTTTTCACGAAATTCCTCGAACTTTTCGTTATGCTTCTCGGTGTTCTGGCTTTCGCTTTGCGCACCGAAACCTTCTCGTATGTAATATTGTTCCTTATGGCAACACAGAGCGCCATCTTCGGACCTTCGAAATATGGCATCATCCCTGAGCTCGTAAAAAAAGATCGGATAGCAAAGGCCAATGGACTACTGTCGCTATTCTCCTTCACAGCTATAGTGTTTGGAACATTCCTCGCGGCGTTCCTCACCGACATCACCGAAAGAAACTTCGTTCTGACCGCCTTGTTTTGCTCGTTCATCTCCCTCCTTGGAATCTTTGCGAGTCTGAAGATCGAGAAAACACCTCCTTCGGGGTCTCACAAAAAATTCAACCCGTTCTTCCTATACGAAATATATAAAACGCTGGCAAGATCACTAAAATACAACCACCTACTTACCGCTGTATTGGCTTCGGCGTTCTTCTTCTTCGTAGGGGCCTTCATGCAGCTAAACATCATACCTTTCGCCATGAGCTCCCTTGGTCTCACCGATGTACAAGGTGGATATCTCTTCCTCCTCGTGGCTATAGGAATAGGAACAGGATCGTTCCTTGCGGGAATCATCTCGGGAAAACAGGTTGAGCTAGGTCTTGTCCCTATCGGAGGCCTAGGAATTGTGGGCTGCTGTATCGTCTTAACAATATTCCCGACACACCTCAACGTCGTTGCAGGATCGATAACACTTCTTGGAGTCTTCGGCGGGTTCTTCATCGTCCCTGTCGATTCCTTTATACAAATAACTAGCCCCAAAGAGTACCGTGGGCAGACGTTAGCAACTATGAATTTCATGTCGTTCATCGGGGTATTATGCGCCTCGATGCTACTGATGCTCTTCAGCGAAAAGTTCGCCCTAACGCCAAACCAGGGATTCATCGGTATGGGGCTGATAACCCTCTTTGTAACGCTGATCATAACAATAACAATCCTAGACTATTTCGTACGTTTTCTCTCGCTCGTAGTCTCGAATATACTCTTTCGTGTACGCCTCAATGGAAAGAAAAACGTCCCAGCGTCGGGTCCAGTACTATTAATATGCCGACACTCTTCGTGGGTCAATGCCATGCTCCTCCTCGCAACACAACGTCGGGGGATGCGTTTCATCATAAAATGTAAGAACGACTACCGCTGGCTCGCCCCTTTGTATAGGATAATGAAAATAATACCTATAACGAACAACGACGGACCATTTCACACCGCACAGCTTCTAAAAGACATACACCGAGGCTTCCGCCGTGATTTCTCGGTATGTATATATATCAACGACAACGAAGACGAAGAGCAGCCGTTCCGCCACAACCCAATACAACAAATTTTAAACGAGCCGTCGTGCCCAGTCGTCCCTGTATGGACGACACAGAAGAACCGCTCTCAGCGTTTTTCTTGTGCTTTTAAACGTTTCTTCCGTTTCCGCGGGCGCACCCGCGCCATGATAACCTTTGGCAAAGAGATCTCCCGCAAAAAGACCTCTCTCGAGATATATCATTCTCTCATCAACGAAGACCCATATCGAAGGTGA